In one Niveibacterium umoris genomic region, the following are encoded:
- a CDS encoding HD-GYP domain-containing protein — translation MQVMLADMVFALSEAVDLVGVDDDLHGRRVAVMAAECARELGYDTAHRWRLLHAGMLHDCGVSSTRVHANLVNEFDWHGAQAHCVLGEALLASIPVLADLAPIVRWHHTHWSAMPPGLDPDVARDANLIYLVDRVDALTAPSYGAPDYLLAKEASRQRIAAASGREFCPALVDAFLAVSRREAFWLTLERRHLTRYLNHAAAESLQGELDLAGMLALARAFSQIVDAKSPFTAEHSLGVARLALHLAQRAGLDQPTCARIEIAALLHDIGKLRVPDEVLEKPGPLDPQQRASMLCHSFETYQILSAIRGFDDIALWASCHHEKLDGSGYPFHFEAGEIPLPARIIAVADIAQALVQNRPYRGSMPDDAVMAHLQKLVANGLLDGEVVGLLDADCAASLAIARGAAASALH, via the coding sequence ATGCAGGTGATGCTCGCGGATATGGTGTTTGCCTTGTCCGAGGCCGTCGATCTTGTCGGTGTCGACGACGACCTGCATGGCAGGCGGGTCGCGGTGATGGCGGCCGAATGCGCGCGCGAGCTGGGCTACGACACGGCCCACCGCTGGCGCCTGCTGCACGCCGGCATGCTGCACGACTGCGGTGTTTCCTCCACCCGGGTGCATGCCAACCTGGTGAACGAATTCGACTGGCACGGCGCGCAGGCGCACTGCGTGCTCGGCGAGGCACTGCTGGCGAGTATTCCGGTGCTGGCCGATCTCGCGCCGATCGTGCGCTGGCACCACACCCACTGGTCGGCGATGCCGCCAGGGCTCGATCCGGACGTGGCACGCGACGCCAATCTGATCTATCTGGTCGACCGCGTCGACGCGCTGACCGCACCCAGCTACGGCGCGCCCGACTACCTGCTGGCCAAGGAAGCGAGCCGCCAGCGGATCGCTGCGGCTTCAGGGCGCGAGTTCTGCCCCGCACTGGTCGATGCCTTCCTCGCCGTCTCGCGCCGCGAGGCATTCTGGCTCACGCTGGAGCGGCGCCACCTCACCCGCTACCTGAACCACGCTGCCGCAGAGAGCCTGCAAGGCGAACTCGACCTGGCCGGCATGCTCGCGCTGGCGCGCGCCTTCTCGCAGATCGTCGACGCCAAGAGCCCGTTCACCGCTGAACACTCGCTCGGCGTTGCCCGTCTCGCACTGCATCTGGCGCAGCGCGCCGGGCTCGATCAGCCGACCTGCGCACGCATCGAAATCGCCGCCCTGCTGCACGATATCGGCAAGTTGCGGGTGCCGGACGAGGTGCTCGAAAAGCCGGGGCCGCTCGATCCGCAACAGCGCGCCTCGATGCTTTGCCACAGCTTCGAGACCTACCAGATCCTCAGCGCGATCCGCGGCTTCGACGACATCGCACTGTGGGCCTCGTGCCATCACGAAAAGCTCGACGGCTCGGGCTACCCCTTCCACTTCGAAGCCGGCGAGATTCCGCTCCCGGCCCGCATCATCGCGGTGGCCGACATCGCTCAGGCGCTGGTGCAGAACCGGCCCTACCGCGGCTCGATGCCGGACGATGCGGTGATGGCGCACCTTCAGAAGCTGGTCGCCAATGGTTTGCTCGATGGTGAGGTCGTCGGCCTGCTCGACGCCGATTGCGCGGCCTCGCTGGCCATCGCGCGCGGCGCGGCGGCCAGCGCGCTGCACTGA
- a CDS encoding HD-GYP domain-containing protein, with amino-acid sequence MRHDPITHRVTRTLVTALGERDEGTRAHCERVVALADLLGRSCGLDGRDLRVLHSAACLHDIGKLGIPDHVLHNPGPLDAESWATMRTHPERGQRILASLGVSRADSVGLAIRHHHEQFDGQGYPDRLAGEAIPVVSRIIAMADTYDAIATRRVYRDAQPHHSTMATMEQERGVKLDPWLFDRFARLIERSPLRAM; translated from the coding sequence ATGCGTCACGATCCGATCACCCACCGCGTCACCCGGACCCTGGTCACCGCCCTGGGCGAGCGGGACGAAGGCACCCGCGCGCACTGCGAGCGGGTGGTCGCGCTGGCCGACCTGCTCGGTCGCAGTTGCGGCCTTGACGGGCGCGATCTGCGCGTGTTGCACAGCGCCGCCTGCCTGCACGACATCGGCAAGCTCGGCATTCCGGATCATGTGCTGCACAATCCGGGGCCGCTCGACGCCGAGTCCTGGGCGACGATGCGCACCCACCCCGAGCGCGGCCAGCGCATTCTTGCGTCGCTGGGCGTATCGCGTGCCGACTCGGTCGGTCTGGCGATCCGCCACCATCACGAACAGTTCGACGGGCAGGGTTACCCCGACCGGCTCGCCGGCGAGGCGATCCCGGTGGTGTCACGCATCATCGCGATGGCCGATACCTACGACGCAATCGCGACCCGACGGGTGTATCGCGACGCGCAACCGCACCACTCGACGATGGCAACCATGGAGCAGGAGCGTGGCGTGAAGCTCGACCCCTGGTTGTTCGACCGCTTCGCCCGGCTGATCGAGCGCAGCCCCTTGCGGGCGATGTAG
- a CDS encoding oxidoreductase-like domain-containing protein: MTHDDVFDPQPEPPEPPHDGECCESGCGEQCVWTRYNAERAEFERQITAWRARHPADAHFR, encoded by the coding sequence GTGACCCACGACGACGTTTTCGACCCGCAACCTGAGCCCCCCGAACCGCCGCACGATGGAGAATGCTGCGAGAGCGGCTGCGGCGAGCAATGCGTGTGGACCCGCTACAACGCAGAGCGTGCCGAGTTCGAGCGGCAGATCACCGCCTGGCGCGCCCGCCACCCGGCGGACGCACACTTCCGCTGA
- a CDS encoding SO2930 family diheme c-type cytochrome, translating to MNNLFSSIKSSAVVATFAASVLLAGCGGGGGDAPSNPGTGTTPPPVATTPTVYEAAKAPAKLSAWNLVKLSGNTLSLNSAMVPFDLNSTLFTDYAFKLRALYVPAGKTIGYTSAPNDPLDFPIGTVLAKTFYYPKATGTDAAYLPVAQKTQAVQGATIDMSAYRLIETRLLVRQADGSWAGLPYVWDDDQKDATLTTQGKYISMELVPDVGASQKFTYAVPNSQTCQQCHAAKSNGSGSTTPIGPKARNLNKMYDYGNGTVANQLTHLDDLKLLSGFTGVGNAPASADWKDTTKTLDQRASAYLDVNCAHCHNSKGYASQSGLLLNYDNIGNATATDTWGVCKIPLAYVGTGQPGYKYDINPGSPETSILLYRMSHVGASQTMPVVGRQTNHIEALSVVNDWIRQLALAACTP from the coding sequence ATGAACAACCTATTCAGCAGCATCAAGTCATCGGCCGTGGTCGCCACGTTTGCGGCCAGTGTCCTCCTCGCCGGCTGTGGTGGAGGCGGCGGCGATGCCCCGTCGAATCCCGGCACCGGCACCACGCCGCCGCCGGTCGCGACGACGCCGACCGTGTATGAAGCGGCCAAGGCGCCCGCCAAGCTGTCGGCCTGGAACCTGGTCAAGCTGAGCGGAAACACGCTGTCGCTCAACAGCGCGATGGTGCCCTTCGACCTCAATTCCACGCTGTTCACCGACTACGCCTTCAAGTTGCGCGCGCTCTACGTGCCGGCCGGCAAAACCATCGGCTACACCAGCGCGCCGAACGATCCGCTCGACTTCCCGATCGGCACCGTGCTCGCGAAGACCTTCTACTACCCGAAGGCGACCGGCACCGATGCGGCCTACCTGCCGGTCGCACAAAAGACCCAGGCGGTGCAGGGCGCGACCATCGACATGTCCGCCTATCGGCTGATCGAGACGCGCCTCCTGGTGCGCCAGGCCGATGGCTCGTGGGCGGGCCTGCCCTATGTGTGGGACGACGACCAGAAGGATGCGACGCTGACCACCCAGGGCAAGTACATCTCGATGGAACTGGTGCCCGATGTCGGCGCGAGCCAGAAGTTCACCTACGCCGTGCCCAATTCACAGACCTGCCAGCAATGCCACGCCGCCAAGAGCAATGGCAGCGGTTCGACGACGCCGATCGGGCCCAAGGCACGCAACCTCAACAAGATGTACGACTACGGCAATGGCACGGTCGCCAACCAGCTCACCCATCTCGACGATCTGAAGCTGCTGTCGGGCTTCACCGGCGTGGGCAATGCGCCGGCCAGCGCCGACTGGAAGGACACGACGAAGACGCTCGATCAGCGCGCCAGCGCCTACCTCGACGTGAACTGCGCGCACTGCCACAACAGCAAGGGCTATGCGTCGCAGTCGGGCCTGCTGCTGAACTACGACAACATCGGCAACGCGACTGCCACCGATACCTGGGGCGTGTGCAAGATTCCGCTCGCTTACGTTGGTACCGGCCAACCCGGCTACAAGTACGACATCAACCCGGGCAGCCCGGAGACCTCGATCCTGCTCTACCGCATGAGCCATGTCGGGGCGTCGCAGACAATGCCGGTGGTCGGTCGCCAGACCAACCACATCGAAGCGCTGAGCGTGGTGAACGACTGGATCAGGCAGCTCGCGCTCGCCGCCTGCACGCCTTGA
- a CDS encoding parallel beta-helix domain-containing protein translates to MMHIRASASLLSLAFVLAACGGGSGDSTPQSQTISFTAPAAQSVGATPAALNASASSGLSVTITSQTTSVCTVSGATLTLVSPGTCTLQATQAGNASWTAAPPVSVSFTVNPQGTVVTAAKMNDIDLNAILLAAKDGDTITLPPGKYSMMGPLQLSAKNNITIVGGGMGTDPAKDTILSFKNALTQNGISATSLTNVTFKKFAIEDASGNALFVQSTTGVVIDTVRTEWMTDPVNTSTMAYGLYPVKSDKVLVINSKVVGSRDAGVYVGQSTDIRVANNEVSYNVAGVEIENSHGAIVENNNVHDNTGGILVFALPGPTRFLDTRDVKVRNNTIINNNEPVAKNATGWVATVPPGTGVMVLSSQNVEVYGNAITNDNTTGVLLVTAYAAGITFNASTLDQQGKPYDPYLRGTYVHDNAVSIFGGKPGGAFADPAQLGPFTTSLFSTLASFNQPQNFPAVMWDGIVDPATGSGLKNDGSGGAYSGNLQVCSKGNVITPPTGAAISYENMDLDLIALQSGGNPAFPNPPRMDCTITLPAVTTSL, encoded by the coding sequence ATGATGCACATCCGCGCCAGCGCGAGCCTGCTGTCGCTCGCCTTCGTTCTTGCCGCTTGTGGCGGCGGCAGTGGCGACTCGACACCGCAATCCCAGACGATTTCCTTCACCGCGCCGGCAGCGCAGTCCGTCGGGGCCACGCCCGCGGCGCTGAACGCCAGCGCATCGTCGGGCCTGAGCGTCACCATCACGTCGCAGACCACCTCGGTGTGCACCGTCTCGGGTGCGACCCTGACGCTGGTTTCACCCGGCACCTGCACGTTGCAGGCGACGCAGGCCGGTAACGCATCATGGACGGCGGCGCCCCCGGTTTCGGTGAGCTTCACCGTCAACCCGCAGGGCACCGTCGTCACCGCGGCGAAGATGAATGACATCGACCTCAACGCGATCCTGCTCGCGGCCAAGGACGGCGACACCATCACCCTGCCGCCGGGCAAGTATTCGATGATGGGCCCGCTGCAACTCTCGGCGAAGAACAACATCACCATCGTCGGTGGCGGCATGGGCACCGACCCGGCCAAGGACACGATCCTGTCCTTCAAGAACGCGCTGACCCAGAACGGCATCTCGGCGACCTCGCTGACGAACGTCACCTTCAAGAAGTTCGCGATCGAGGATGCCTCGGGCAACGCGCTCTTCGTGCAGAGCACGACCGGCGTGGTGATCGACACGGTACGTACCGAGTGGATGACCGACCCGGTCAATACCTCGACCATGGCTTACGGCCTCTATCCGGTGAAGAGCGACAAAGTCCTCGTCATCAACAGCAAGGTCGTCGGCAGCCGCGATGCGGGCGTGTATGTCGGTCAGTCGACCGACATCCGCGTCGCCAACAACGAGGTCTCGTACAACGTCGCCGGGGTCGAGATCGAGAACTCGCACGGTGCCATCGTCGAGAACAACAACGTGCACGACAACACCGGCGGCATCCTGGTCTTCGCGCTGCCCGGGCCGACGCGCTTCCTCGATACCCGCGACGTGAAGGTGCGCAACAACACCATCATCAACAACAACGAGCCGGTCGCGAAGAACGCCACCGGCTGGGTCGCCACGGTGCCGCCCGGCACCGGCGTGATGGTGCTGTCGTCGCAGAACGTCGAGGTGTACGGCAACGCGATCACCAACGACAACACCACCGGCGTGCTGCTCGTCACGGCCTACGCGGCGGGCATCACCTTCAACGCGTCCACGCTCGACCAGCAGGGCAAGCCCTACGATCCTTACCTGCGCGGCACCTACGTGCACGACAACGCGGTCAGCATCTTCGGCGGCAAGCCCGGTGGCGCGTTCGCCGACCCGGCCCAGCTCGGCCCCTTCACGACGAGCCTGTTCTCGACCCTCGCCTCGTTCAACCAGCCGCAGAATTTCCCGGCAGTGATGTGGGACGGCATCGTCGATCCGGCCACCGGCTCGGGCCTGAAGAACGATGGCAGCGGCGGGGCCTATTCCGGGAACCTGCAGGTCTGCTCCAAGGGCAACGTCATCACCCCGCCGACCGGCGCCGCGATCTCGTACGAAAACATGGATCTCGACCTGATCGCGCTGCAAAGCGGTGGCAACCCGGCCTTCCCGAATCCGCCGCGCATGGACTGCACCATCACGCTGCCCGCTGTGACCACTTCGCTGTAA
- a CDS encoding TetR/AcrR family transcriptional regulator, with product MPRPKGSRQVLDVRNRALDAALDLYSAEGRSGLQMRRIAAELGCAVGTLYQHFAGKAELERALVSYAFQRFLARVMPVAMDAAPGRARLQAVARAYVDFARQYPREFRLVFLAPIEVDPTLPPDPQPAGDTDTAMQMGAAVAHECLAEQGVTPPPDRMLVLAQTLWAGLHGVAALVATLDHDPDIVWAPLDARIDAMVEVLYRGLPAAV from the coding sequence ATGCCCCGTCCCAAGGGAAGTCGCCAAGTCCTCGACGTCCGCAATCGCGCGCTCGACGCCGCGCTCGATCTGTACTCCGCGGAGGGGCGATCGGGTTTGCAGATGCGCCGCATCGCCGCCGAGCTGGGCTGTGCGGTGGGCACCCTGTATCAGCACTTCGCGGGCAAGGCCGAACTGGAACGCGCACTGGTCAGCTATGCCTTCCAGCGCTTCCTTGCGCGGGTGATGCCGGTCGCGATGGACGCCGCGCCGGGGCGTGCGCGCCTGCAGGCGGTGGCGCGCGCCTATGTCGACTTTGCGCGGCAGTATCCGCGCGAATTCCGCCTGGTCTTCCTCGCGCCGATCGAAGTCGATCCGACCCTGCCGCCGGACCCACAGCCCGCCGGCGATACCGATACCGCGATGCAGATGGGTGCAGCGGTAGCGCACGAGTGCCTCGCCGAACAAGGCGTGACGCCGCCGCCCGATCGCATGCTGGTGCTGGCGCAGACGCTGTGGGCCGGCTTGCATGGTGTCGCGGCCCTTGTCGCAACGCTCGATCACGACCCCGACATCGTATGGGCGCCGCTCGATGCGCGCATCGACGCCATGGTCGAAGTCCTTTACCGGGGCCTTCCGGCGGCCGTCTGA
- a CDS encoding cupin domain-containing protein produces the protein MTALIHFSDPLPEPAPDRPRPDRLIQGNPARLTWTLHESADSLTSAGYWACEVGAWRIAFPAGKEEYFHVLEGRIRIADAHGHAREFGPGEAGVIPAGFEGSFEVIEPVRKHFVVVDRDARK, from the coding sequence ATGACAGCCCTGATCCACTTCTCCGATCCCCTGCCCGAGCCCGCACCGGACCGCCCGCGGCCCGACCGTCTGATCCAAGGCAACCCGGCGCGCCTGACCTGGACCCTGCACGAGAGCGCAGACAGCCTGACCAGCGCCGGATACTGGGCCTGCGAGGTGGGTGCCTGGCGCATCGCCTTTCCAGCCGGCAAGGAGGAATATTTCCATGTGCTCGAAGGCCGCATCCGCATCGCCGATGCGCACGGCCATGCGCGCGAATTCGGCCCCGGCGAAGCAGGCGTGATTCCCGCCGGCTTTGAAGGCAGCTTTGAGGTCATCGAACCGGTGCGCAAGCATTTTGTCGTGGTGGACCGCGACGCCAGAAAATAG
- a CDS encoding 2-hydroxyacid dehydrogenase produces the protein MRIAVFDTHPYDERALTDANAAGEHELEFFEERLHSKTADLAQGFDAVCPFVNCRLGERVLTKLAGFGVKLVVLRAAGFNGIDIAAAARLGIKVARVPAYSPEAVAEHNFALILTLVRKTHRAFNRVREQNFSLDGLEGFNLYGKTYGALGAGRIGQCALRIAKGFGCKLLAYDPYENPSAAAEIGFEYAPLERVLAESDVLSLHLPLSEQSHHLINEAAIAKMKRGVVIANTSRGGLIDTQALIDGLKTGQIGGVGLDVYEQEEGVFFHDLSDQPLQDDTLARLMTFPNVLITSHQGFLTREALGAIAQTTLGNASAFARGETLVNEVRPA, from the coding sequence ATGCGTATCGCAGTCTTTGACACCCACCCCTACGACGAACGTGCGCTGACCGACGCCAACGCGGCCGGCGAACACGAGCTGGAGTTCTTCGAGGAGCGCCTGCACAGCAAGACCGCCGACCTCGCGCAAGGCTTCGACGCCGTTTGCCCCTTCGTGAATTGCCGCCTCGGCGAGCGCGTGCTGACCAAGCTCGCCGGCTTCGGCGTCAAGCTGGTAGTGCTGCGGGCCGCCGGCTTCAATGGCATCGACATCGCAGCGGCAGCCCGCCTCGGCATCAAGGTCGCGCGGGTGCCGGCCTACTCGCCCGAGGCCGTAGCGGAACACAACTTCGCCCTGATCCTGACGCTGGTGCGCAAGACGCATCGCGCCTTCAACCGGGTGCGCGAGCAGAACTTCTCGCTCGACGGGCTGGAAGGCTTCAACCTGTACGGCAAGACTTACGGCGCGCTGGGCGCCGGCCGCATCGGCCAGTGTGCGCTGCGCATCGCCAAGGGCTTCGGCTGCAAGCTGCTGGCCTACGACCCCTACGAGAATCCCTCGGCCGCCGCCGAGATCGGCTTCGAGTACGCCCCGCTCGAGCGGGTGCTGGCCGAGTCCGACGTGCTGTCACTGCACCTGCCGCTGAGCGAGCAGAGCCATCACCTGATCAACGAGGCCGCGATCGCCAAGATGAAGCGCGGCGTGGTGATCGCCAACACCAGCCGTGGCGGGCTGATCGACACGCAGGCGCTGATCGATGGACTGAAGACGGGCCAGATCGGCGGCGTCGGGCTCGATGTGTACGAGCAGGAGGAAGGCGTGTTCTTCCACGACCTCTCCGACCAGCCGCTGCAGGACGACACGCTGGCGCGCCTGATGACCTTCCCGAACGTGCTGATCACCTCGCACCAGGGCTTCCTGACCCGCGAGGCCCTCGGCGCCATCGCACAGACCACGCTGGGCAACGCCAGCGCCTTTGCGCGCGGGGAAACGCTGGTGAACGAGGTGCGCCCGGCCTGA
- a CDS encoding substrate-binding periplasmic protein, translating into MMRALLAAFGLWLCATATAAGETAPTLTVVGDDAPPFRIFERDAARGFYFDVLNALAKRAGIHLRFVEVPSARALAMMRAGEADLMVGLLQTPERTAYLHYLHPNLPPVDKRFLVRPGGPRITRFEDLAHLVVGVERGKSYSPQIDQAGALARDVSDSYAIALRKLGAGRIDAVLIPEAEADWLIRETGQRFDKAEWVIAGQPTYITLSRASPHVALLPRLEQALVELATSGEIGALALRYR; encoded by the coding sequence ATGATGCGCGCGCTGCTCGCTGCGTTCGGGCTGTGGTTGTGCGCCACAGCGACGGCGGCCGGTGAAACCGCGCCGACGCTGACTGTCGTCGGCGACGACGCGCCGCCGTTCCGGATCTTCGAGCGCGATGCCGCTCGCGGCTTCTATTTCGATGTGCTCAACGCGCTCGCGAAACGCGCGGGCATACACCTGCGTTTTGTCGAAGTGCCTTCGGCCCGCGCGTTGGCCATGATGCGCGCCGGCGAGGCCGACCTGATGGTCGGCCTGCTGCAGACGCCGGAGCGTACCGCCTACCTTCACTATCTGCATCCCAACCTGCCGCCGGTCGATAAACGCTTCCTGGTCCGGCCGGGCGGGCCGCGCATCACCCGTTTCGAGGATCTGGCGCATCTGGTGGTTGGCGTGGAACGCGGCAAGTCGTATTCGCCCCAGATCGATCAGGCAGGCGCGCTCGCGCGCGATGTCTCCGACAGCTACGCGATCGCCTTGCGCAAACTCGGCGCCGGCCGCATCGACGCAGTGCTGATCCCCGAGGCCGAAGCGGACTGGCTGATACGCGAGACCGGTCAGCGTTTCGACAAGGCCGAATGGGTGATCGCAGGGCAGCCGACCTACATCACGCTGTCGCGAGCGTCGCCGCATGTCGCGCTCTTGCCGCGACTCGAACAGGCGCTGGTTGAACTCGCCACCAGCGGCGAAATCGGCGCGCTGGCGCTGCGCTATCGCTGA
- a CDS encoding DUF1840 domain-containing protein codes for MAIITFKSPAAGDVIMFGKVARVLLEVIGKDPDDARGIVTVAQLPDAIAALRRAASEDKARAEAPPGDADEDDDAPRGMEGPVALWQRAAPLIELMQYALAEEQPVIWE; via the coding sequence ATGGCCATCATTACCTTCAAGTCCCCCGCCGCGGGTGACGTCATCATGTTCGGCAAGGTCGCGCGCGTGCTGCTCGAGGTGATCGGCAAGGACCCGGACGACGCGCGTGGCATCGTCACCGTGGCGCAGTTGCCGGACGCGATTGCCGCGCTGCGCCGCGCCGCTTCGGAAGACAAGGCGCGCGCCGAGGCACCACCCGGCGATGCGGATGAGGACGACGACGCGCCGCGCGGCATGGAAGGGCCGGTCGCACTCTGGCAGCGCGCGGCGCCGCTGATCGAACTGATGCAGTACGCGCTGGCCGAGGAACAGCCCGTCATCTGGGAATGA
- the can gene encoding carbonate dehydratase, whose product MKRLDQLLERNQEWAREMVAEDTAYFSRLVAQQNPEYLWIGCSDSRVPANQIVDLAPGEVFVHRNVANLVVHTDLNCLSVLQYAVDVLRVKHILVVGHYGCGGIKASLNDLRLGLVDNWLRHVQDVRDKHRDQLAAIGDEKAQVDRLCELNVVEQVVNIAQTTVMKDAWQRGQPVTVHGWCYGLQDGLVRDLDMSIARERDLREAYTMAVNTRV is encoded by the coding sequence ATGAAACGACTCGACCAGCTGCTCGAACGCAATCAGGAGTGGGCCCGCGAGATGGTCGCGGAAGACACCGCCTACTTTTCGCGCCTGGTGGCACAGCAGAATCCGGAATACCTCTGGATCGGCTGTTCCGACAGCCGCGTGCCCGCCAACCAGATTGTGGACCTCGCGCCGGGCGAAGTCTTCGTCCATCGTAACGTCGCCAACCTGGTGGTGCACACCGACCTCAACTGCCTGTCGGTGCTGCAGTATGCCGTGGACGTGCTGCGGGTGAAGCATATCCTCGTTGTCGGCCACTACGGCTGCGGCGGTATCAAGGCTTCGCTCAACGACCTGCGCCTGGGCCTGGTCGACAACTGGTTGCGCCATGTGCAGGACGTGCGCGACAAGCACCGCGACCAGCTGGCGGCGATTGGCGACGAGAAGGCGCAGGTGGATCGGCTGTGCGAGCTGAACGTCGTCGAGCAGGTGGTGAACATCGCCCAGACCACGGTCATGAAAGACGCCTGGCAACGCGGCCAGCCGGTCACCGTGCACGGCTGGTGCTACGGCCTGCAGGACGGCCTGGTGCGCGACCTCGACATGAGCATCGCGCGCGAACGCGACCTGCGCGAGGCCTACACGATGGCGGTTAACACGCGCGTCTGA
- a CDS encoding response regulator, producing METMPHILVVDDDREIRALLAGYLGRNGCRVSLAGEGRQMREVMEASRIDLVVLDLMMPGEDGLSLCRSLRGSGNRTPVIMLTARGEPVDRIVGLEMGADDYLPKPFEPRELLARIRSVLRRAQALPTNLTTPGARCFRFEGWVLAVETRQLTSPDGVLVPLSGAEFRLLNAFLTHPGRVLNRDQLMDLTKGRDADPFDRSIDLQVSRLRTRLGEDARSPRLIKTVRSEGYVFAVPVDSEGD from the coding sequence ATGGAAACGATGCCTCATATCCTGGTCGTCGACGACGATCGCGAAATCCGCGCCTTGCTGGCTGGCTATCTCGGCCGCAATGGCTGCCGCGTGAGCCTGGCCGGGGAAGGGCGCCAGATGCGCGAAGTGATGGAAGCCTCGCGCATCGATCTGGTGGTGCTCGACCTGATGATGCCGGGCGAAGACGGCCTCTCGCTGTGCCGCTCGCTGCGCGGCAGCGGCAACCGCACGCCGGTGATCATGCTGACCGCGCGCGGCGAACCGGTCGACCGTATCGTCGGGCTCGAAATGGGCGCAGACGACTACCTGCCCAAACCCTTCGAGCCGCGCGAACTGCTCGCCCGCATCCGCAGCGTGCTGCGGCGCGCGCAGGCGCTGCCGACCAATCTGACGACGCCGGGCGCACGCTGCTTCCGCTTCGAAGGCTGGGTGCTCGCGGTCGAGACGCGCCAGCTCACGTCGCCCGATGGGGTGCTGGTGCCGCTGTCCGGCGCCGAATTCCGCCTGCTCAATGCCTTCCTCACCCACCCGGGCCGGGTGCTCAACCGCGACCAGCTGATGGATCTGACCAAGGGTCGTGACGCCGACCCCTTCGACCGCTCGATCGACCTGCAGGTGAGCCGGTTGCGCACCCGTCTCGGCGAGGACGCGCGCAGCCCGCGGCTGATCAAGACGGTGCGCAGCGAGGGCTACGTCTTCGCGGTACCGGTCGACAGCGAGGGCGACTGA